In Candidatus Dormiibacterota bacterium, the sequence GTTCATTCGATCGATACAAGAAAGCGAGAGCTGTTCTATTGGGCGGCAATTCTCTTTACGTTTGCTTTGGGCACTTCAGCGGGGGATCTCGTCTCCGAGGCATCTGGGCTCGGCTACCCGTTAGCGGCGTTGCTGTTTGTCGGATTGATTGGGCTCACGGCTCTCGCATATTATCGCCTGCACATCAACGGCGTATTGGCGTTCTGGATCGCCTACATCCTCACGCGCCCGCTCGGAGCGTCCATCGGCGATTTGCTCTCACAATCGGCAAAAGCCGGTGGCCTAGGCTTGGGCACGACCATTACAAGCGTGGTGTTTCTCGCTACGATTATTGGGTTGGTCGTCTACTTGACGATAAGCCGCAGAGATCGCATCTACGCACTCGACCCGCAATAGGAACGCCTTTAGCGCGACTGCTCTGGAACATGCGTGCGTCGCGCCCGTGCCCGACGCATCCCCTCTTGCGCAAGGTTGACGCTCCCCATTTTTCCAAGACCGGCCACTCCGACGTGCATCATTTCCCTCCCACCTCCTCCGGCGGGGCCATGAACTCGGCACCGATCGGACTATCGACTTCCTCTGCGACGATCCGGTCGATCTCGGCTTTCGTCGCCGCGTCGAGCGAGAAGCCAAATGCTCCCGGCACGGCGTCCACCTGCTCCGGCCGCCGCGCGCCCCAAAGGGCTACGCCGACGCCGGGCTGGTCGAGTACCCAGCGGAGCGCGAGATGAATCACGCGCTTACCGAAGCGCGTTAGAGCCAGGGCATCGAGGCGTTCTACTGCGCGCAGGTATTGCTCGAACCGGGGAGGCTGGAACTTCGGATCGTTGCGGCGCAAGTCGTCGCCCATAAAGGTCGTGTCGCTTCTCATTCTTCCGCTGAGCAATCCCCTACACAGCGCACCGTACGTGAGCGACGTTAGGCCGTGCGAAACGCCATACGGAAGCACCTCGCGTTCCGCATCCCGCTCGAAGAGATTATACGGCGGCTGTAGCGTATGGAGAGCGGCGTATTGCCGGAACTCGTCCATCTGAGCGGGTGAAAAGTTGCTGACGCCGATCGCGCGGATTTTCCCAGCGTCGTGCAACGCTTGCATCGCCTGGGCTGTTTCCTGCATCGGCGTAGCCGGATCCGGCCAGTGCACTTGGTAGATATCAACGTACTCCGTTTGCAGACGCCGCAACGAATCGTCTAGCTCCTTGCGCACGCGAGCGGCGGAAGCG encodes:
- a CDS encoding aldo/keto reductase yields the protein MEFTQIRDTDIRPSRIALGTWAIGGWMWGGADDDAAIATIHRALDAGITTIDTAPAYGQGHSEEVVGRALKGRRDRVVVATKVGLEWDEEGNVRRNASAARVRKELDDSLRRLQTEYVDIYQVHWPDPATPMQETAQAMQALHDAGKIRAIGVSNFSPAQMDEFRQYAALHTLQPPYNLFERDAEREVLPYGVSHGLTSLTYGALCRGLLSGRMRSDTTFMGDDLRRNDPKFQPPRFEQYLRAVERLDALALTRFGKRVIHLALRWVLDQPGVGVALWGARRPEQVDAVPGAFGFSLDAATKAEIDRIVAEEVDSPIGAEFMAPPEEVGGK